The following is a genomic window from Spirosoma foliorum.
AGCTGTATAGCGACCGGGTGAAAAAGGGACAGGATGAAGCCGATGCCATCACCAAAGGCATCTGGGAAACCATCGAGAAAGAGCAGAAAAGCAATAAGACCCCTGTCAACGTCACGGCCTATATGGGAACTTACCACGATCTGTGGTTTGGGGACGTCCTGATCAGTTTAAAAAATGGAAAACCCTGGTTCCAGTCGCTGCGGTCACCCAAGCTGACGGGCGAATTGTTTTTCTACAAAAACAACACGTTCATTGTCAAGTGGACGAACCGGAGCTTCGATGCCGACGCTTACCTCACGTTCCAGACCGACGAGAATCAGCAACCCGTCTCGATCCGGATGAAACCCATTTCCCCTCTCACCGATTTTAGTTTCGATTTTCAGGATCTCGACCTGAAGCGAGTACCCGCAGAAACCAATCGGTAAATCATAAAGTAGTACATTATCTTGATATAGCGTATAGTATAATAGCTACTTGTTTTTCTTATGGTCTGGCAAAACCCGTTCCACACGCTCCAACCACCTGGCCTCTCCCGCAATGATCAGGTTAAATTCAAGATCATTGTAGGCGCTCAACTTATTATTACCACTGGATTATGCCTAGCTGGTCTCGTACATCTCGTCGCTCATCAATATAGCCGGATTCCTGAACTGGTTTTTGCCTCGCTTACTCTTTTACCCATTCTCATCCTGTTGAAACGGTATCCCTTTCGGATAGCGGCCTTGTATTTCATCAGCATAGCCATCCTGGATGCCTTTGGGATCGCTGTTTTACGCATCAGTCAAGGCATCGATACGCTTGTTGAAAATAATTACTTCTATATTGTCTGTATTTCCATTTTTATACTGGATGGAAGGCCAGCTTATTTTTTTGCTATTGTATCCGGTTTATTAGGCTTACTCATTCGAGGTCTAGCCGTCTATTATTTGCACGAGCCTAATAATCTTGGCCAGTATATTAGTTTTATAGCGCCCTTCATGGTCGTTGCTTTCTTTAGTGATTGGGTAAAAAAGCTAACGGACGAAAATCAGGCGGCCATTGAAAGCAAAAATCGGCGACTCTCTGAGCTGAACACATTGAAAGATAAGTTGTTCAATATCATCGCCCATGATCTGCGCATCCCCATCGCGATCCTGAAAATGCAGCTCGAGCAGCTTCGGGATCGTAACCCGAAATCGAAACGGATTACGATTTCACTGGAAGAGTATCACCGATTGGTTGATAGTGTCGACAGGACCTATGTAACTCTGGATAATTTACTACAATGGAGCCTACTGCAACGGGAAGCGCTTGGCAACAGACCTGTTCATGTCGATTTACCCCAACTTCTACAAGCTACCCTCGCTCTATACGACAATCAGCTTCAGCTCAAGGAGCTAAGCTTACGAACAAAGATGGAACCGACTGAGGTCTTTGTCGATAGCTACCAGGTCCAGATCATTATCCGAAATATTCTTCAGAATGCCATCAAATTCACGCCAGTGGGCGGTTCTCTTTATCTTCAGACCCAGGCAATGGCCGATGGGACTAAATTAACACTCACGGATTCGGGGATTGGTATGGACGAACCAACGATCGCTTCACTGGCCAACTCCTTTATTTCCAGACCAGGCACAGGCGGAGAAAGAGGCACAGGTATTGGGTTGCAACTGGTCCAGGAGTTAGTAGCAGCCAATGGGGGCCAGCTTACGATTCAGAGCCAGGTAGGCGAAGGAACAACGGTGGAAGTGCTGTTTCCCCAAAAGAGTATATAACCTACCCAGACTAGCATTTCTGTCACAAGTTATCGTATTTCATGGTTCAATTCGTGAACGAGCCCCCTGATGAAATACCTTCTGATTACCATCGCCATCCTACTTGGGTCATCCCCTGTTTTAATTGCCCAGAAACCGCCTGTCAAATCACCCGAAAACGAAAAATTTGTGTTCCTCAACAATGGGGCTACCGTCGGAATGATTATTAAATCGGTAGTAAAGGCCGATAAACAACGACTTAAATTAACCGATCAGCAATTACCCAAAGCAAAAGAAATTATTACGAAAGCTGTTGTCGACTTTAACGAGGGCGTAAAAACGTTAAAAGCCGCCGGAATGAATCAGAAAAAATTAAGAACCCTGGCGCTGGGCGTAGAAGACGAAAAAGTAAAAGCCTATAAAGCGATCCTAACGCCTGAGCAGTATCAGATCGTTGTTACGCAGCACAAAAAAGTGTATCCTGAAAGTAGAGTCTAGCCTACCAGCTTTGTAGGTTTTGCTATGTCTTTTCAACCTCGGCGACCCTGGTTCGCCGGTAAGGTCTGTTTCGACCCTGATAGCCTACAGCGTCGCCCTCATGATATGATTGTCATCACCTTAAACAAAACTGACAATTTATAAAAGGCTAAAGCTACTTGGTGATAACCATTTGACCACTAGTGAGTTTTATTAAGACTCAACGTTATCTAATGGACTATGGACTTTCAAGAACTTATGCTCACTTATGGCTATCCTATCCTGTTTCTTGGGGTGCTGCTGGAAAGTGAAGCCTTTTTACTGGTCGGAGTGTATTTGGCCAACCAAGGGTATTTTTCCTTGCCCGCCGTCATTGCCCTGGCCGCACTTTCTTCGTTTTGTATTACCCAGTTCTGTTTTTGGCTGGGCTGTCGCTACGGCAGTAACTTTATCCGCACACGGCC
Proteins encoded in this region:
- a CDS encoding sensor histidine kinase, yielding MVWQNPFHTLQPPGLSRNDQVKFKIIVGAQLIITTGLCLAGLVHLVAHQYSRIPELVFASLTLLPILILLKRYPFRIAALYFISIAILDAFGIAVLRISQGIDTLVENNYFYIVCISIFILDGRPAYFFAIVSGLLGLLIRGLAVYYLHEPNNLGQYISFIAPFMVVAFFSDWVKKLTDENQAAIESKNRRLSELNTLKDKLFNIIAHDLRIPIAILKMQLEQLRDRNPKSKRITISLEEYHRLVDSVDRTYVTLDNLLQWSLLQREALGNRPVHVDLPQLLQATLALYDNQLQLKELSLRTKMEPTEVFVDSYQVQIIIRNILQNAIKFTPVGGSLYLQTQAMADGTKLTLTDSGIGMDEPTIASLANSFISRPGTGGERGTGIGLQLVQELVAANGGQLTIQSQVGEGTTVEVLFPQKSI